In Brevibacterium zhoupengii, the following are encoded in one genomic region:
- the rpsH gene encoding 30S ribosomal protein S8, with protein sequence MTMTDPVADMLTRLRNANSAYHEDVSMPFSKLKSNIAEILKSEGYITGWSVEDAQVGKTLLMDLKFGPNRERSIAGLRRVSKPGLRVYAKSTNLPKVLGGLGIAILSTSSGLLTDRQAAKKGVGGEVLAYVW encoded by the coding sequence ATGACAATGACTGATCCAGTCGCAGACATGTTGACACGTCTGCGGAACGCCAACTCGGCTTATCACGAGGACGTCAGCATGCCGTTCTCGAAGCTGAAATCCAACATCGCTGAGATCCTCAAGAGCGAGGGCTACATCACCGGCTGGAGCGTCGAAGACGCTCAGGTCGGTAAGACCCTGCTCATGGACCTCAAGTTCGGTCCTAACCGTGAGCGTTCGATCGCCGGCCTGCGCCGCGTGTCGAAGCCCGGACTGCGCGTCTACGCGAAGTCGACCAACTTGCCCAAGGTCCTCGGTGGACTCGGCATCGCCATCCTGTCGACATCGTCAGGTCTCCTGACCGATCGCCAGGCCGCCAAGAAGGGTGTGGGTGGGGAAGTCCTCGCCTACGTCTGGTAA